Within the Setaria viridis chromosome 3, Setaria_viridis_v4.0, whole genome shotgun sequence genome, the region CCGACTCCTCAATAAACATGAGTACATTACCACCAAGTAGATAGCATGCGGTGCCACACGCTTCCCCGGGTGCAGCCTCTTAGCTATTGAATGTCTAACTGAAAGTCACACCTTAGTTGACACTCCATATTTCAAAAGGATGCTATCACGTGACATGCTCAACTAATAACAAAATGAGCCAAATCAGCACACACCGTCAGCTACCTATGAAGGGATCACCCTATTGATGCTGGCATCAACCTTTCTAACAACAAGGTTACAAGACTAGCGACATCACATTGTATTTGAAGTTTGGAAAGCTAAATGGTAGCACACGACACAACGGGGTAAGTTGAACAGATTCTGCATAATTGCATCGTTACCTCTTCCTCAAGCCGTGCGTGCGAGTGCCGGCGCCCACTCATATGTCGGTTTCGGACAGAAGGTGCACGGTCGGCATCAATGAACGGCATGCCATGGTGTGGCGGTGAATTCATCGGAGACGACGACATGTGCTCCCGCATGGTGACCCTCCGAGCCGGAGGCGCGCCAGGCCTCTGTCACCGAGCAATTTGAATGGATTAATGACGAAAACAGCCACGAAATGCGGATATTACAGAAACACAATGACGAATTGTGATAGATGACGCATCAAACATGACGAAATTAGTAAATTTGAACACATTAAGACAGGAAATCCAAGCGAGACAGGAATTGTTTGTAGAAACAGCTACAAACATTCAGCATCTAGAactaaatccacaaggagaaatAAGGCATACCTCTCTGCGCGGCCTCTCGgcctcggcgcggcggcgtgcacCCGCCGTCTGGTGCGGCGCCACCACGCAGTTCACCGATGAGGCCTCGGCGGCGAACGGTATCCCGGGAGTGCACCAGACGTCCCCgcccaccccaccaccaccactgacgccgccgccgccgcctcccgcgcccctcgccttccgcctctccctcccgttcctccgccgcctcccgcgccactCCTCCGAccgccgcgcggcggccggctcgtgtgcctccgacgccgccaccgccgcggcggccggcgcgtgtgcctgcgccgccgccgccgtgcacccGAGGCCGCGCCAGTCCGCCGCAGCGGCCGGCACGATAGCCTGCGACGCCGCGGCCGACGTGCACCGGAGCCCGCGCAGCAGCCCCTTGCCCGACGTTCTCacggcctccacctccgccgcagGCACCGCGGACGAGGACGCCTCCCCACCACCGGCGAGGAAGGCACGCAGCGCCACTCGCCGGCGCTCCGCGcccggcgagccgccgccgtcgcgtgcCATTCAAAGGCTGCTTGCTCGCGCGCGTGCTTCCTTCCGCCTCTCGGTAGCCGGTAGGCGAGGACTCGGGAAGTTCTCGGAGAACAAGTGGGCAGTCGCCGAGCACGAGCAGTCGATAAAACACGCGCATCGAACCGTCACGATCGGCCACAGCCGTCCGATCCGCGCGGTTTCTTTCGATCCGACGGGCGTTGGACCGGCTGACCGTCAAAGGAATCACACGTCGGCTACACAAAAAGGCAACTGCCAAACAGCAGCACATAGATTAGTGTCCAGAAAACACGAGGGTTAGTTGACGACTAACCTGCCTAAGCCTTGGATAAGGATTGGAGTAGAGACACCTCCCTTTACCGTGGCACGCAGGAGCGCAGGGAGCTTCTCAGCACGGCAGCTCAATCAATTGGCTCCAAATATCTGACGGGAATGTCAGCCTCTGAAACTTCAGTACTACTTCATTACAGAGCGATGTCGTCTTCTGAAAAACATGTCCGAAAGCAACGTTGTGTTACTGCAAATTGGTGCCCGTCCGTCTGCATGATGGTGGACGGACTAGCAGTTGAGCAATTAGCACGGAGCTGACGGAACCGCTGCTGCCGTGTCTTTGTTTGTACTCCGCCAGCTGCTCCGGCAGCGAAGTGTTCTTTAGTGTTAGGACGAGACTGAAGGTCAGACGTCGTGGTCGTGGATCGGTACAAATACATGGGGTCGATTGTTGTCTCTGCCTAGCGTGGATCCCAGGACGTGAGGATTGACAGGTGTGATTGATGGGCACTGAACGGGCCGATGTGTTTGTGTTGGCGTGGTGATTGTTCGGTAGCGCACGTGAACTGTCAACTTTGTTGGGCTTCGCTGGTTGCATGGGCCACAGAAATGATGCACACCTCTGAAGTTCTGCGTCTCATCGTGCGCCGTGCTCTCCGTGCTGAGACGGATTAGGAGTACTAAGGGCTAGTTTGGCAGGGTTTCGGTTCCTCCTAAAATAGCTCCGGCTCTGACTCCTCTGGTGGAGCGGCTTCTCTGGTGTAGATGGAGCCGTTTTGGAaagtgtttggcaaaacggcttctccagTACTTTTAGTAATGGATGTAAGAGGTCAAATGTCCTATATGCCcttggatatatattttttaatagatGAATTGAATGTTTAATATTAGTTTATAATTTAATTCcatttgaattaaaaaaaatgaaacgggactcctctttccttttttttctttttttcctccactTTTTCACCCCGACGCTCTTTTCCCATCGCCGCCCAGCTTCCCACCACTCAGCTCCCCGTCGCCCCGCTCCTCGTCACCGCCCAGCTCCCCGTCGCCGGGGGACtagctccccgtcgccgcccggcccTCGGGTACCCCGGCGCCGCTCCTGCTGCGCTCGCCGTTGGCCGGCCGCCGTTGGTCCGGGAAGGGCCGCATCCGGCCTAGATGCGTCGCCCCGCTCCTCGTCACCGCCCAGCTCCCCGTCGCCGGGGGACcagctccccgtcgccgcccggcccTCGGGTACCCCGGCGCCGCTCCTGCTGCGCTCGCCGTTGGCCGGCCGTCGTTGGTCCGGGAAGGGCTGCATCCGGCCTAGatgcggcgcctccgccgcccccaacCCCCAGATCGAGGTCAGCAAGGCTCGATCCACTAGTTTCCTTGCCCGGAGGACCTTCCCTGCGTGCCGCCGTTGGGCGCCGGCCTTGGGtcatggcgccgccgtcgctgctgaGGTGACGCGAGGCGAGGAAAGAAAGGGGTGCGTGCGGCGCGGAACAGAAGGGGCGACGTTCTGTTGCGGTGGCATTTTGAGCGTAATAATGACCAACTTGGTGGGCAGTTTCATATCCGCTTGCCTGGGCGTGCGGGAGGGAGCCGCTGGAGCCAAAAATATTGGCTCCGCCCACCACGTTGAAAAACAGCTCCGGCTCCAGGTAGCTTCTCGCGAGGAGCCGTTTCATTTTTATCCCTTTGGCTCGGCTCCGACAAAAACAGCTCCAGGAGCCGTTTttggagccctaccaaaggggccCTAAATATATGACAATTATGaaattaattaggagtattaaatataggttaattacaaaattaattgtataaatgaaggttaattagcgagacgaatctattaaatctaattagtacatgatttgaccatgtgatgctacagtaactatggactaataatgaattaattaggcttaatagattcgtctcgtgaattagccacggcttatgcaattagttttataattagttcacgtttagccTTTTAATTgatatcaaatatccgatgtgactcgAATTAAAAATTAGTACATGGATCCAAATACCCATACGCGCCACAGAAGTAATCAGATCATATCACTGTTGCCAGTCGAGTTTAGTACTGCAGAGGACACTAGTTTATGAATCCGTGTCTTCGTTTCCATGATACGATCTGAAGATTCTCTTGAATTTGAGTTTTTCTTGTGATGTTCGAACCCCGGCCATGTTACTACCCAGTACTCAGCATCCGTGTCTTCGTGCTTCCTTAACTGCTAAGGGTCGTGGGGACATATCTATAAAATATAGCCGCGTTTGTCCTCGTCGGAGAGGGTACAATCTCCTTGTCCAGTCCGAGGTTGGATGTCAGCATTGAACAGCTTTTCCTCCCCTGAAGATCAAGGACGGGGAAACTTCTCACGATAAAAGTTCTCGTGACTTCATATGGAAAGAAAAGgctaaatttattaaaaaaatccaGTTTTCTAAGCTTTTTTACTTTTCTGAACTAAGAAAACTAAAAACATACTCCACAAAATATTGTTGGCCCAAAGTCTCCTGGATCGAAGCTTCTCGTCTACGAATGAATTGGCACACTCTTCAACCTGCCCTGGTTGATTATCGGCATCCCCAAATAATGCAGTGCCTACTCCATAGCGCTCCATGACGTAATTTACTATAAATCAATTGTACCATAACTTAGGTTAGAAGTTACCATAATTATTAGTGTCAAGatatttttttaagtaaattatggtacaatcgATTTATAATTGATTTATAGTAAATTACGAAATATAAGAATGAACATATCAATTATAATAAGTTGACTACATTATTACTCTTcttcatatatgtatatatatatatatatgtgtgtgtgtgtgtgtgttttcggaatatgcaggagagctgcgtatctttgtattaagaagaaaaaagttttCGTACATCGCGGGCCATCCGAGCGCACGCACACGGATTTAGGCATGGTTTAACTTATATTACAGCACCGCAACGACAACACAAATGACACGGAAATGCTCGGTGCCGTGGCATGCCCGCGACGTGTCGTGAGCCTGCCCTGAGCCAGGCACCGGCTTTTCAGAGGTGGGGCCTGTCATGGGCGACCGCGTGCAGTCGCGTcacatatatatgtgtgtgtactGATCACAATCAGCCTGTTTCGATGCTCTGTTCTTCGCTGCTGTCGTGCCGTGCAGGGGAGGATCGGGGTTCGGAGAGGACCTCGCTGCGGGGGGCGTTGACTTGTAGGCGCAGGAGGCAACTCTTCTCCCCTCATCCCCTGTGAGTTCTGCGTGCTAATCTCATGCCGTCTCTCTCTTACTTTCTTTCTCCCGAAATGGGCAATTGCATGTCCGGATCACGGCAGTTGCTGAACCAACAGGCAACTTGGCCGTTGCAGCTGCCGTGTAGTAGTACCATCCGTCGTCTTAATTTCTGCAACTGTCCTCCTGTCCATGCGATCGAACGGTCGTTCACCCTGTCATTCTTCAATCGACATGGGTCGATTTGTTGTCTCTGCCTAGCGTAGATTGTAGGACGTGACAGTGGACAGGTGTGATTGAACGGGACGACGAATTATGGTTGTGCAGAACTGGAGAGACATTGTCTTCCCAAGTTTTGTGAAGAGAGTTTCCTCTTTTGTAGTCCGTCAATTTGTGGTCCGCAAGGACTAATAATAATTTTAAGAGACATGTATATTAGAACATATAGCTCTGTTTAGTCTCTCGTTTGTTAAACATTCTTACACAGTTTTTTTGATGAAAATCAACCCTCCCCCTACACTTGTTCATCAATGTTCATAATTTTCCTCTCTTCATCACACCTTTAATATAGAAATCAGTAGTCTCATTGCTTCCTCTATATAAGTACATGGTGGCACGTACCATGCACATatatctttatttatttttttattaaatttgaCATAAACAAATGACacgtgtatttttttttataatgacacaTGTTGATAATTTAGATCCACTACTTTTCATATGCATAGTCACTAAGAGTCAGTCAGAACAACCAGGACTTACTTTCCAACTAGTGATGGCCAGGCTTAACACCAAGTAATGGCCGCATGCATTCCTGGTAACTTTGGGCTTCATTGGCTGCAAAGGCCAGATCGAAATGGTGCGCATTTGCGCTGAGATGGCGTAGTAGCAATGTAGATAAGCCGAGGCATCTCACGGTCACCTGTTTCCGCAATATATCTTCACATCACCGTTTCTGGTACTAGCGAACGGTGAGGAGCCAGATCGCTGCTGCCGATCCAGATTTAGTTCTGCACATGAGTGAGATGGCATTAGCTTATGATGAACCCGCGCCGTCCATTCACAGGATCCTCTGAATTTTGGTACCTGACCGTGGAACCGGTCAATGCAATGATACGATCCAGATATTTTCCATAGCAACCCTCGTTGATTGAAATGAGTAAATGACTAATAGCATTTATGTTGAACTGGGACGCGATCTTCCTGGTTGGTTGGTTCCAAACCTACACGCCacagatgcagcagcagctgctttGCTTGCTTCCCCTGACGAACAAGCGCGGGAAGCTAATCTGAAGCCACGAGCAGTAGCAGCAGGCGGCTACCAAGTCTTCGGCCTTCTCTTCTACGAACCCCCGCGGCCGGAAAACCCCTGGCACCCTTCCCAACCTGCTCTGCCTGGTTGGTCACCAATCTGGCAATTCCACTTAAAAAAATACAGCAAAAGGCGCATTCCATGTTCGTTTATTCAAGCGGTCTTGCTGATCTGTTCATCGCTTCTGTCGTGCAGGGGAGGACGAGGATCCAAGAGGAGCTCGTCTCGTGGCCGATGCCCGAGCCCCGAGGCCGTTGACCTCAAGACTCGAGAGCTCAGGACGCAACGCCTCTTCCTCTGTGAGTAACCTGTTGTAATTCCATGTGCGTCGTGTCGTCTCTCCCCTGAGCTCGAGATGTCCGGAACTCCGGATCGCGGCAGTTGCAACCTGCCGGTTGCCGAACCGGCGGTTGCAGCTGCCATGTACTCGCAGCAAGCAGTGCTCACCTTAACTCCTGCAGCTGTCCTGTCCGATCAGGCGATCAAgtggggaaggagaaggagatgccgccgccgccgcccatccgcCTGGGCCCTCCGCACCCGTACCTGAAGACCCACGGAGGCAAGGTCGCGACGGTGCACCTGTTCGACTGGGTCGTGCTGGCCCTCCTCGTCGCCATCGACGTCGGGCTCAACCTCATCGAGCCGTTCCACCGGTTCGTCGGCAAggacatgatggccgacctccGGTACCCGATGAAGAGGAACACCGTGCCCGTCTGGGCCGTGCCGGTACGTGCTGCCCTCCCTGCAGAAGAACAAGAAAGTTGTTTCGCTGGATTATTAAAaagttgctgtttttttttgggattGCGCAGATATACGCAGTCATCGGGccgatcatcatcatcgtcgggATATACATGAAGCGGAGGAACGTGTATGACATGCACCATGCCATTCTAGGCAAGTTCTTCTTGCAGTGGATTCACAGTTTGTTTCAGCTGTTCTTCTGCAGCTCAGCTGTGCCCAGTCAGGTGTGCTGTTTCTGACATGTGGTTGCTGCGGCTGAACAGGCCTCCTGTTCTCGGTGCTCATCACCGGCGTCCTGACCGACGCGATCAAGGACGGCGTTGGCCGGCCGCGCCCCAATTTCTTCTGGCGCTGCTTCCCTGACGGAGTGCCGGTGAGCTCTGCTCTGAACCTCCAATGATTTCATCTGTCATGAAGCGCCTGGTTGAGTTCAGAGCTAAGCTAAGCTGGTTTCATCTTATCACCACGGCGAAAATGAACGATTTACTCGCTCCATTTCAGAAGTACGACAACATCACTGGAGGAGTCTTATGCCATGGAGTCCCGAGCGTGATCAAAGAAGGGCACAAGAGCTTCCCGAGCGGCCATTCTTCATGTAAGCAGCCACCTGCAGCTCTGAAAGCCATTTGCCGTATGCAAAGCAACCTACCACTGGATCCTGAAAACTCCGGATAAAAATCATTACAGGGTCCTTCGCGGGGCTAGGCTTCCTGTCGTGGTACCTGGCCGGCAAGATCAAGGCGTTCGACCGGCGCGGCCATGTGGCCAAGCTCTGCATcgtcctgctgccgctgctgctcgcgGCCATGGTCGCGGTCTCGAGGGTGGATGACTACTGGCACCACTGGCAGGACGTGTTTGCCGGTGGGATTCTCGGTAGGCTGGCTCCCCGTTTCAATTTGGCTCACCTGGCCACCTACCTCGCATCTGTTGCCAACTACTGTTCTGAACAGAGATCTCTCGTTGGCGTAACTTGCAGGATTGGTGGTTGCGTCCTTCTGCTACCTGCAGTTTTTTCCACCACCCTCTGGTGAACAAGGTACAATGCATCATTCCGTACAAAAACCTACTCCctcccttcaaaaaaaaataactttCTAAGCTTTTTCGGGCATATTAGGGGTGAATGAAAAAGACGCATGATCCTTAGTTAGTTCAGTTTGCATATAGAAAATgagaaaatatgtttccatttaatcatgcatgcatgagatcAAACACACcaaattatgcatgcataagaATTAAGTCCTAAACCGCATTATAtttgggacaaattttgaataccAAAACtttttgggacggaaggagcaCTCCCTATGTCCCAAATTagtatttgttttgattttttttaatacataaattttgttatgtatctagacatagtatatatccggtgcatatcaaaatgtaCGTACGTaggaaagtcaaaacgaatagtaatttgggacggagggtgTAGTaccttttcttaaaaaaatagtaCTTTGTTGACTagttcgggaaaaaaaaatagtacctTTTTTCTAtctataaaaaaagaaatgaagaaagCTACTAGCAGTACTTTGTTGACTATAGGCACTAACGTTttagtttatttgcaataaaaatGGGCCTGAAAAAGCCCAGTTTCTTGGACAAGGCCTTACACTAATAATGGGCCGAAGTATGCTCGGCGTCTTGTCCCAGTCCATTTATGGTGCCGTTTgtgttaagtttttttttcttttcttttcgaaTCTTTGTTAAGATTTTTCTTTATGAGCATTCCTTATTTCAgcccaaatgaaaaaaaaacttctctCTATCTTTATATACCTGCCAATACAAGACTACAATATACAATCCATATTGAATCCAAGTTTTGTTTGCTAGCGATTTATCGGTTTAATGGAATTAATGTTCCATCCATCCATAAATAAATACAAGTGTACAAGACTAAAGGcagtcaagaaaaaaaaagaacaatagCACAAGACTTGTTGAACATTACAATAGCACAAGACTAGATAGCTGATGTTTTACCTGTGGAGTTGCAGGATTTTGGCCTCATGCGTACTTTGAGCACATTCTTAACCCCGAGGGCGAGGGACATGTACAGTCAACAACCAACTCGAATCACCATCAATCACTGTCCGGAGGCCCAGTTGCAATGGAGATGAGAAGCACGGGCCAAGAATCGCTGGATTCCATAGAAGAAGGCCGCAGAGCTCGGTGACCGGATGCTGCCGCTGCCGTTATGAACAGAATTCAGTCGTTTTTTCTTGTTTGATACTAGATTTTTCCCATTTGTTAATTGCGTCTTGTAAATAAAGGTAGGTGAAATTCATCCACAATGTTCGTATGTTTGAGGAGATGATGGCCACCACACCAACCAACGCGTCCGCATGATTAGCACAACGGTAGCACGCGCAAAACTCAGATTCCTGTTTCCCGGATGAGTTCATCTGCATCTCGCCTAGTTCTGATTGCCAGAGTACAAAAGGACGTGGTATTTTGCATAGTTTCCCCGTGGTCTTGTCACATGTTAGGTGTTTCATCAGAAAGATGCCAGTGCCAGTGCCAGACATAGCAGAGAACATATACATAGTACAAACAAGTCTAGGTTCAGCGAAGACTGATATCTTTAGTCTAGGAAGTGTCGATCATGACTATCGATCGCATGCTATTGTGACCTGTATTCAGCTAGAAAAAGATGCGCAGCTGCTGGGTTTTGACTTGTATAGCCAGTCCATCTGAATGAGATACTGCGGCACACTATCCATGACCGCTAAGTAGGAAGCCTATCATCACGATTTCTACAGCACAGACGACTTGATTAGTTCAAGACTTAAGTCAACTACCAGATAATCTCACTACTATTCTTGATGCCATACTTATATGTAAATTACTGAATTACCCATGGAGTGCCGTTGCAAAGACTCGGAGGCAGCTGGTGACTTTGAGATCACAGCCAGCTAGCTCGTATGTTGCTTCTGCTTTCTTCTTCCACGTGATTTCCCTTTGGTTTTGCTCGGGAGAAATTATCACCTAGCTAGTACTCTATTGTCATGATCTGTCTGCTATGTGATCCAGACATTCAGGTGATAAACGTTTCTAGCACCTCCAGCAGGATTGCAGCCATCCGATCGAAGGCCAAAGATAATCGGCAAAACTTTTGCCGAAATAGTGAACCCTGCCGCTGCAGGTTCTCGTACATACGTGCAGTTCATTCTCCGCTATGCATGTGATGTGTGTTGTGTAGGACTGTAGGTCATCATGGTCTCGTGGAGACGCATCAGCTGCAGAGAAAGAAACACATGCGCACCGGCTGCTTGGCCATGtggttccttttttttaaggaaCAGGAGGGTGTGTCCCTACTGATTAATATATTGCAAATAAAAGGTAAAACAAAGGTTCAAAATTACAAAGCCGCAGGAAGGATAAACTAAAGGAAGACTACAGAGCAGAAGAATCAGACAAGGGAAAACAATTACAAGGAATTTAGCCAAGCTTCCACGGATGGCAAAAGAACTGACTTTGCTCTCAGGAGCACCAGGGCAAATTCTGACATAAATTTCCTTTTGCACCCTTCCACCGTGGGGTCAATGTGATTGAACATCCTATCATTCCTAGTTGTCCAAATACTCTAGGACATCAGTACAATAATTTTCATGAAGAAGGGGCCAGTTGCTGCTTGATTCTCATCAGTGTCTGAAAGACTGTTCTTGTTGTTATTACTGTAACGCCGATGAATGCCTAGCATGCTCTTGCAAAATTACATCGAAGGAAGAGGTGTGCTGAAATTTATGATCTTTGAAGGATGCATAAGTCACAGGTGTATGAGTCTAgaatcatttcttttcttcttagcAGATCTCTGGTGTTAACCCTCTCCTTAAGTAGAAGCTAAAAGAATACTTTGTGCTTCATTTGGCATCTGGATTTTCAAATCCACATAAATGCTGGGTGGGTACTTCTGGAACCAATAAAACTTTTATAGGCTTTAGCCGCTGAGCAAAGTGCATTTCCCCAAATGTAACCCCAGACATCATTGGTATTCTGTCGGTGTGAGTACTAGAAGGGATAACTGTAGAAATTGTTGATGAGCCTGAATGGACAGTGGTAAGTGAAAGTTTTGGGAAGGTGCTGGTTGGAGAAGAACTTGCTTGAAGGTGATGTTGGTGTTTTTGGCAAAGGAGAAAAGTTTTGGGAATTGTAGTCTAGGGATCTGACCATTCCAATTGTCTTGCCAAAGAAGaacttgagggatatgggtaccccatgggtccccaccgatcaggatactggccggtcctgacaagtggcTCGCTGGATCAGGGTGTGCATgtcaaggacatgaagatacttggagtacaaatTAAGGAAGCCGAacaattcaaatcagcccggatattgcgggatacgtattgtaatccgactcagatcaccttccatgtaacaaccaagtagattagattcaaaccgacttataACTCTAAATCGTCatcctatataaggcggccaagggcaccccaAGGGTATCCCAAC harbors:
- the LOC117847154 gene encoding uncharacterized protein; this translates as MARDGGGSPGAERRRVALRAFLAGGGEASSSAVPAAEVEAVRTSGKGLLRGLRCTSAAASQAIVPAAAADWRGLGCTAAAAQAHAPAAAAVAASEAHEPAAARRSEEWRGRRRRNGRERRKARGAGGGGGGVSGGGGVGGDVWCTPGIPFAAEASSVNCVVAPHQTAGARRRAEAERPRRERPGAPPARRVTMREHMSSSPMNSPPHHGMPFIDADRAPSVRNRHMSGRRHSHARLEEEMMMFRTRILLGRMGMYDQYQDWRLDVDNMTYEELLDLEDQIGYVSTGLREDEITRSLRMVKYSAFNPKHFSAEMDRRCSICQEEFEANEETGKLSCGHSYHVHCIKQWLSRKNACPVCKTTVSKI
- the LOC117847040 gene encoding lipid phosphate phosphatase 2 isoform X1 — encoded protein: MLCSSLLSCRAGEDRGSERTSLRGALTCRRRRQLFSPHPLGGRGSKRSSSRGRCPSPEAVDLKTRELRTQRLFLCDQVGKEKEMPPPPPIRLGPPHPYLKTHGGKVATVHLFDWVVLALLVAIDVGLNLIEPFHRFVGKDMMADLRYPMKRNTVPVWAVPIYAVIGPIIIIVGIYMKRRNVYDMHHAILGLLFSVLITGVLTDAIKDGVGRPRPNFFWRCFPDGVPKYDNITGGVLCHGVPSVIKEGHKSFPSGHSSWSFAGLGFLSWYLAGKIKAFDRRGHVAKLCIVLLPLLLAAMVAVSRVDDYWHHWQDVFAGGILGLVVASFCYLQFFPPPSGEQGFWPHAYFEHILNPEGEGHVQSTTNSNHHQSLSGGPVAMEMRSTGQESLDSIEEGRRAR
- the LOC117847040 gene encoding lipid phosphate phosphatase 2 isoform X2 codes for the protein MPPPPPIRLGPPHPYLKTHGGKVATVHLFDWVVLALLVAIDVGLNLIEPFHRFVGKDMMADLRYPMKRNTVPVWAVPIYAVIGPIIIIVGIYMKRRNVYDMHHAILGLLFSVLITGVLTDAIKDGVGRPRPNFFWRCFPDGVPKYDNITGGVLCHGVPSVIKEGHKSFPSGHSSWSFAGLGFLSWYLAGKIKAFDRRGHVAKLCIVLLPLLLAAMVAVSRVDDYWHHWQDVFAGGILGLVVASFCYLQFFPPPSGEQGFWPHAYFEHILNPEGEGHVQSTTNSNHHQSLSGGPVAMEMRSTGQESLDSIEEGRRAR